One Thermoanaerobacter pseudethanolicus ATCC 33223 genomic window, AATTCAATGTAAATGAAGCATTTTTTATTATATCAATGATTTTATCACCTCCATTTGCTTCAATTATTTTCTCAAGTAATGTGTCATTCTGTATTAATTGAACCATTTGTTGAAGCATCTCCACCTGGCTATGTGCTTCATTTAGTGCCATCATAAATACAATGCTAACATTTACTTCTTCCAACGGATTTGCCATGTTTTTAAATATAACAGGTTTTGACAATGTTGCAATAGCTATTGCAGGTTTTATTACATGTTCTGGATCTGTATGAGGAATTGCAACATTATACGTATTTAATTGCAAACCTGTTGGAAAAGTTTTTTCACGTTTAATAATTGCATCTAAAAAACTCTCTTTTACAAAACCGTTATCATATAGTTTTTTAAATAGTACTTTAAATATTTCTTCTTTACTTTTAACATCTAAATTTGTAACAATTAATTCTTTATTGAAATACTCTGATATTCTCATCAACAATTACCTCCTCATCTACTGCCCTTCTATATAGTGCAAATATCGTGCCAATTAATTGGCCGGTAGTGTATTTTTTAATATTATTTCTTTTATTTGAACCGGACTTTTAGCTCCCTTCAAAGCATTTACAATCTTTTCGTCTGTCATTACTTTATATAAATCAAGCATATAATCCTTCGAATCTTCTTTTAACGCTATCATAAAAACTAAATCCGCTTTAAGCTCTCCTTCCCAAAAAATAGGTTTTTTTAATTTTGCAATTGCTATGGCAGATTTCGTAACGTTTTTCGTGTATCCATGTGGTATAGCTATACCGCCTTTCATCCAGGTGGCTCCCATTGATTCTCTTTTGTATACACTTAGCAAAAACTTATCATCTACATAACCTTTATCTTGAAGCAATTCTACTAATTTATCTATGACATCACTTTTCATAGAAATATCCACATCACATAAGATAAGGTTTTCATCAATGATTTCTTTCAATGGATTTTCAACCTTTAAATTGAGGATTTTTTTAAGCTTTTCAATCCCTGTGCCATGTAAAATATCTTCAACAGATATAAAAGGTATACTTTTTATGCCGGGATTTATTGTACCAACAAAAGCTACCACTTCATTTTCTTCTCTTATTTTTGAAATTTCTTTTTCAATATCTTCCTGCCGGAGCATTCCAACAGGTATTATTTTGTAATCATCTTTTAGTTGTGGTAAGACATCTTCAATATATTTCTTTATTTTTAACGCTGTTCCCTCTCCTGTAATACATACAGTTACAATTGCTTTTGGAAGCTTATCTTTACTCTTTATACCTTCAACTCTTCCTATATATGTTTTATCTACGTCTAACGCATCTGCTATTTCATCTAAAGTTGTATCCGGAATAATCGCTCTTCTGACAGCTTCTAATACCATAACAGTATCTACTCTCCCTATCACTCTTGTAGGTATCCCTGTCCTTTTGGTTATAATTTCACCAAAGGTAATTAATGAACCCATGTCAACCAAAATAATGCAGCCTTTGCCTTCGTCTATTTTTTTTACTACTTCAATTGTCCTTTCAAGAACAGATTCTGGGCTTTCATCAAGAGTCATATCTATACCGACTGCATGATTTACCCCTAAGAGTTTATTTGCCACCTCTGCCATGCCACTTGCAACATGGCCGTGTGTAAGCACAACTACACCCACTCTGCCCTTTACTATTTCTTTTTCGCCTGAAAACGTCCTCAAATACATGGCAATAAAGCCTATTTCTTCCTCTGGCAACTCAATGCCTAATTCTCTCTCTATTTGTTTTGCCATTATTTTAGCGGTAGAATACTCCGCTGGATATTCTCTTATAATATTTTCCAATTGTGGGTTGATTATAGGCTTGCCGCTTAATATTCTTTCATAAGTTGCGCTTAAATGTATAGCAAGTGAATAAAATAAATTTTCCTCTAACCTACTAAAGCTTTTTTTAGCAATTTCATAAGCTTTTTCAGCCGCCTCCACAATTTTTTCTCCTACTATCCCTTTTAAATCCTTTTTTGAAATTGCGATGTTTGATTTGACATTTATAGCAAACTTTTTTAACTCCTCTTCTATTTCTTTCCCCACAATTTTATCTATTTCTTCTTTGCTAAGACCTTGATTTTTCAAATCAATAAACCTTTCTTCTATAAATTGATATATTTCATCCGGAAGCATGTATCTGTCTTCTTTTGGATACAACTTATTTTCTTTATCAGGATATACCAAAACATCTTCATTTGAATACTTTTCAATTTCAGGGCTTCTCTTGTTTACTCTGATTATTCCCATCTTTACATGGTTGGGTAAGTCTGAAAGGTTTATTGTCACAAAAGAGTCTTTGCTTCCCATAGAGTTCAAAAAGGCTCTAGCACAAGCAACCTGTATATCACTTCTCAATTGGCCAATATTGCCTGGGCATTCATATAGCATAAGCACTCTTACTGCATCTTTCTTTATGAGAATTGGCTTATTAATCCTAAAAGATTCTTTTGAAAAAAAGGTATATATGATTTCATACCTCTCTTCTGGAGGCCTGTCCGCTAAAGAAGGCAGTTCTATTAAGACAGGAATTCTTCTTCTAAAAGTAAGCAATAAAGAAGATTCAGGGTTTTCTGTGGTTGCAGCAATTAACATGATTTGAGCCTCACGAGTACTTTCTGTTTCTCCTAATCTTCTAAATTTTCCTTTGTCAAGAATAGAAAAGAGTATTTCCTGCCCTTCACTGGGAAGCCTATGAACTTCATCTAAAAAGAGTATTCCTCCATCAGCTTTTTCTACTAATCCTGCTTTAGGAACATCTGCACCTGTAAAAGCTCCTTTAACATAGCCAAAAAGCTGGGACATAAGAAGCTGAGGATTGTCTGCATAATCAGCACAGTTAAAAACTACAAAAGGCGCATTTTTGCTAAATCGCCCAGACTCTATGGCGAAACTATACATCGCTTCTGCAAGCTGGCTTTTACCAGCGCCTGAAGGCCCCACTATTAAAGTATGAAGTCCATGGGGAGGATATAAAACAGCAGCTTTTGCAAGGCTTATTTGAACCTTAAGACTTCCTTCGCTTCCAATGATATCTTTAAAGGACAATGTATCTTTGTTGGAATTATGGTCTTTATCAACATTCTGTTTTTCAACGTTTTGGAAAATTTCTGATTTAACTAAAGTTTTACTACTTTCGCTTTTTAAAATTTCCTTTTTTATTTGTGCAGCCACAAAGCGAGAAATGTTGTATCCTAAATTGTTTAACTCTTTTGTCAAATTTCTATCTGAAATATTTGGGTCCTTTGAAATTATTTTTTTTGCATCTTCTAAAAGGTAAGGTTTTCTTCTTTCTCTTGAGTCGGGAATATTATTTTTCAGTCTAAATTGTGTCACATCTTCTCTTTTAATATTAAGGATTGATGCTATTTGGTCATCTGTTAAAGGATTCTTTTTATCCTCTTTTTGTATAATTTCAAAAATTCTATCAATCATGGTCACAAGCCTCCCTTCAACATATATTATGCAAAAAATATACCATAAATATGGCAGGAATTGTAGCGGAATATTTAGTAAATTGCATAAGTTTGAATAAAAACTTTTTAGATAAAAATAAAAAAGACCTTGAATAGGTCTTTTGGCATACAAAGTATGGTAGCATTTGTATTGGTCTTTAAGTTAAGCCCTTATTGGATAAAAAATCTTTTGGTGATATTGCTTTATTAGTTATTTTTTGGAATTCCTCATCTCTTGTAATAATCAAATCACCCTTTAACTTTTTCAAACATTGCATTTGTAAAGCATCTTCTAAATCTCTAAACTCCTTAAAATTCATTGCTTTCTTTATATCATGTTTTGTTATACTCACTACTTCTACTATACTTAACAAAGCTTCTAATGCTTTTATGCTTTCATTGTGAGAAAGGTTTTTATTTATGAAATAATATATATCCGTAATTGAAAAAGCAGCTAAATAAGCATTTATCTTTTTTTCTTCCGCTAATTTTAATATGTTATAAGCATCTACGTCAAAGGGAGTTCTTTTTAATAAAACATCAAGAATAACGTTAGTATCAATTAACACTTTCATCATTTAACCTATTATACCCATATTGTTATTTAACGGGTAATCTTCCCTCCCCTTTAATTGTATTTATTTCTTATTCTTTCTTCCCGTATTTGCTCAGCAGATATATTTTTGTCAGGATAGTCAGATAAAATTCCATACAAAAAATCTGCATTTGGAGTACCTTCTTTTTTTGCTGGAATAAGTTTTGCAACTTCACGTCCATTTTTCGTTATAATAATTTCTTCTTTATCAACTAATTCTAAATATTTACCAACTCTTGTTTTGAATTCTGTAGCGCTTACTCTCATTTTTATCACCTCTTTTACTATGCCTATTCTACATGTTATCCAATTTGATTATATTATTCAGCATAGAAATAGTCAATATATAAAAGACACAAATAACCATTTTTCAATTTATGTATTAGAACAAATATCATAAAAGAAAAACTACCTAAGTTCCATAAAAGCCGCCATACTTCCTGTCATGCCTTTATCCCTTCTATAAGAATAAAATTCACTACTGCAATGGGTGCACATTTGGCTTACTGTAATGTTTTCATCTGGTATGCCAGTATTTATAAGTTCAATATAGTTAGTATGCTGCAAATCCAGCATCCATTTTTCATCTGCCTTTTTTACAAGAACTTTTTCCCAATCATCAATAACATCTTTAATTTTATTCGCAACATCATCGCCTACTTCATAGCAACATTTGTATATAGAAGGGCCTATCCCTACAAGTATATCTTTGGGATTTGAACCATATTCTTCATCCATGGCATTAACCGTTTTAGGCCCAATATAGGCTACTGTGCCTCTCCATCCTGCATGTGCAAGGGCAATAACTTTTTTGACAGGGTCTAAGAAAAACAAAGGCACACAGTCGGCATAAAATGTAACAAGAGGAGTACCTCTTTCATTAGTCATAAGGGAATCTACACCAGAAATATCGCTTCCTCCAAAGTTTTTACCTTTGTCCTTTAGAGTCACTTTTCTTATAACATCCCTGTGAACTTGGTCTGAAAAGACCATATCTTCGTATGAAAAACCGCCAACATCGCAGATTATTTTAAAATTTTCATAGACTTCCTCTTTAGTGTCATATCTTTTTAAGCTTAAATTCAAGGAAGCGTATTTGCCTTTGCTTACACCGCCAATTCTAGTAGTAAAAAGGTGTTTGACAAGCCCTGTCTTTTCAAAAGATGGTATTGTGTAAAAAACTATTCCTTTTACCTCATTTCTTTTAAAACCCACTTCCAAAATACCAACTCCTTTTTATACTGCATCAGTTTTTTTCTTCTCTATCTTTATCTTTTTTCATCTTTAATTCCGAAAAGTTTCTCTGTCCATTTGATAAAAGCTATTTGTATTAAAAAGAGTAGTATCACTGTTATCATAGCAATTATAGGAATGATAATAAAATATTTCTCCATTAAATTTCTTTCCTTTATCCTCCACTAATTTTCCTAATAATATAATACTATAAACACTGTCAAAAATCATTAAAAATTTTAAAAAAATAGCAGGATTAACCTGCTATTTTAGTTCAATAAGTTCATAATCTCTTGTACCCAAGCCAATTTCTTCGCCATATTTTAATTGTAGTTCTCCTTTTGTTTCAGGATGCAAAGCTTTAAATTTGTCTTCTCCAGGATTCATGCCGTATCCCGCTTCTTCTAACGCTGTGCCTCTGTGGCCAAATTGCTGATTTACAAGGTCATAGCTTGCCTGGTCTATGGCTACAGGATCAAAGGAAGCCAATATTCCTATATCAGGAACAATCGGCGCATCACTCCAAGGCGTACAATCGCAAAGTGGTGTAACATTCATGACAAAGTTTATAAACGCAATTTTGCCTTTTTTTGTAGAATAAGCGCCATAAGCATATTCCGTCATTCTCTCTACAAAAGCATCCATATCAGTTCCCCATTGAGGCTTTATGACACCATATTGGCAAATTGACACGCATTCTCCACACCCTATGCATATAGAAGGGTCAATATAAGCAGAACTATTGACTAAAGATATCGCATTTACGGGGCAATTCCTGATGCACATTTGACAGGCAGTACATCCCTTTCCTACAACAGGCTGCACTGTTGAATGCTGCTGCTGTTTTCCTGCCGCAGGAGCACATCCCATAGCCAAGTTTTTTATGGCTCCTCCAAAACCAGCCAATTCATGGCCCTTGAAATGGGACATTACAATCATTGAGTTTGCAAAGAAAATATTTGAAGCAATCTTTACAGTGTCAAAATGCTTTTTACCAATTTTCACTTCTACAGAGTCTTTACTTAAAATACCATCGGCAATTATTATTGGTGCATTTACAACTGCATAGGCAAAACCATTTTCAATTGCTGTCACCAAATGGTCAACCGCATTTGAACGGCTGCCTTTGTAAAGAGTATTTGTATCTGTTAAAAATGGTTTACCCCCATAACTTTTAATTTTGTCAACCACTTTTCTTACATATATGGGGTTTATGTAGGCGTTGTTTCCCTTTTCTCCAAAGTGAATTTTAATAGCTACCAAATCATTTTTATCAATAATGTTTTTAAAACCCGCTACATCAAAAATTCTCGCTACTTTGGAGGACAAACTGCTGCTAGCTTTGTTTGCCCTCAGATTGTAAAAATATACTTTTGATTTCATAATACCACCTCATTTACAAAATTAATTTCTTACAAGTTTAGAATTTACAAATCTTATGCCCCTTTTAAAATAAGAGAGGGCAGATTTGTCAGTGATTAATACAATGGCAGAGTAAATTATAGTTCCAATTAATATGGTCATAAACAAGACTATAACCTCATAAATTCTTTTATCTGACGGCATCTTAATAATCATATTATTATACACAAAATGCACTACAACCCCCATTACAACTGATGCAAACATTGCCCTTATAAAACTCATAAACATGTATTTCCCGCCTATTTTACCAAGTTTTCTTTTTAAAGAAGTAAATAAAAGAAAAGTAGCAAATATGGCTGCAATAGAAGTAGAAAGAGCAAGTCCACCTAATTTTAAATATCTTACCAAAATTAAGTTAAGTGCAATATTTAGTAATACAGCTATGGCACCATTTATCATGGGAGTTTTTGTGTCTTTCATAGAGTAAAAACTTCTACTTAAGACATCTCTAAGGCCATACGCAGTCATTCCTATGGCATAATAAAAAAGGGCGATTGAGGTAAGATATGTGGACTTCTCATCAAAAGCTCCTCTTTCAAATAATACTTTTATTATAGGCACTCGGAGTACCATTGCACCAACTGATACAGGTATTAATACATATAAAATACCACTTACTACAAAATTTAAACTTTTTAGAAAACCTTCTTTGTCGTCTGCTACTGAATGTTGCGATAAAACAGGATATATAGCAGTTGCAATTGATGTTGAAAAAACACCTAATGCAAACGTCTTAAGCCTATTGGCATAACTCAATGCCGCAATACTTCCGTCAGGCAAAAAAGAAGCTATCACTCTATCCACATAAACATTTATAGTCTGCACCCCTGTCCCCACAAGCACAGGCATTGCTAATAAAATGACTCTTTTTACTCCTTCATCTTTAAAATTCACTCTCAACTTGAATCTGTAACCTAATTTATATAAAACAGGCAAATGAACTAATGTTTGTATAAAAGTGGCGATAATTGTAGAATAAGCTACTGCAGTAATTCCAAATTTGCCCCCATATAAAATTGCTACTGTTATTACAATAATATTGTAAGGTATACCAATCATGGCAGGAACAGTGAAATGTTCCATCGCCTGAAGAGCACCAGTAAAAATATTAGATGCAGCTATCAACACCATTGTAGGCAATAATATAGTCGTAATCTTTACTGTCAACTCAAATTTTTCTCCAGTAAAAGCTGGCGCCACAAATTTTACAAGATAAGGTGCGAATGTAAAACCCAAGAAAGTTAAAATTACTGTTGCAACCAATACAACACCTAAAAGGTTATTTATAAAATCAAATGCCTTTTGCTTTCCTTCTTTTTGAAAGTATTCGGTAAATATTGGCACAACAGTGGTAGCTATTGCGGCAGTTACCGCCACAAAAAGTGTCATAGGTATAACAGTTGCTATATTGTAGGCATCCATGGAAACAGAAGTACCAAATTTAGCAGCAAAAGTTATTTCTCTCAAAAATCCAGATACTTTACTTAATAAAGTTATTATCATTATGACGCTAGCTGCTTTTACAGCTTTTTTAGCCGTCGACATATATTAAGCCTCCTATCCTTCTTCAGTCATTATAAACATAAGCTCTGCAGTAGCTGCAACTTCATCTCCAACTTTTGCAACACCTTTAGCTTTAACAAGCCCCATCTTTATAGAATCTATTAAAACTTCTAAAACAAGTTGGTCTCCCGGCCTTACTACTTTTTTGAAGCGGCACTTATCAATCCCTGTGAAAAGCCCTAATTTACCTTTGAATTCTTCTATATTCATAACAGCAATACCTGCTACTTGTGCCAATGCCTCAACAATAAGAACTCCTGGCATTATAGGATTGTCTGGAAAATGCCCTTGAAAAAAAGGTTCATTAGCTGTCACATTTTTTATTCCAACAGCTTTTTTACCTTCTTCAATTTCTATTATTCTATCCACTAATAAAAAAGGATATCTATGAGGAAGAATTTTTCTTATGTCTTTATTTTCCACCCTATGTTTCAGCTCTGTAAAACCTATAAAGATCTAAAATTATCTACAATATTTATAGGTTTTACTCATACACTCAAGCCTTTATGGCTTAGTGTACATAATGGCATCTCTCTACAATGCCATACCGTGAGCCAACGGTACTTTTGTTCACTCCTTTCTTTAAGTCAAGCAACTAATTTCCCATATCGGAAATGTAGAGTAGTTACTTGACTTATTTCTTTGTAATTTAACTCTTTATTCCCTTTATACTTGTTAAATATGTTTATGCTTGAGTTTATATCTCTATCTAATTCCATACCACATTGGCACTTATACACTCTTTTGGATAAATTCATATCTTGTTTTCTACCACAATTTGAGCATGTTTTAGAAGTATAGGCTTCATCGATATAGACAATATTAACACCATGCAATTTTGCCTTGTATGTTAATACTGTCTTAAATTTACCCACTCCCCAATTTTCCTTTATACTTCTGTTTAGAGCTTTCATTTTAGATTTTTTTACCATCTGTTCTTGAGACAGATTGCCTAATATTATTTCTTTATTGTTTAATACTAAATACTTTGTTATTGCATGAATGAAGTGTTCCTGCTGTTTTCTTCTCTTTTCATACAACCTGTTTAATGTTTTTGTAAGTTTTTTATATCTTCTACTTCCTTTTTTCTTTTTATCTCTCATTGACCTTACTTTATCTATCTTCTTGTTCCAGTATTTATCGTATCTTGGATTTATAATCTCAATAACTTTACCATCTTGGCTTATTCCTGTTATAAATTTAGAAATACCTAAATCAACTGCTAAAATATTGTTTGAATTGTTTTCTATTTTCTCTACTTCATAGGTTATTGAAAGCATATACTTATTTCTTGACTTTATTATCCATACTTCACCATAATTTTTAGGTATTTCATTAATATCTATATCAAACTCATAAAAACCCAACTTAATTTTATTGTCATTTATTTTTACATATTCTTTCGGTGTTTTTAATGGGTAAAAGTAATCTTTATTTTTATATCTTGGAAGTTTAGATTTTTTACCATTTGCTCTTTTCTTTAAACAATTCTTATAATCTGTATCTAAATCTATGCAAACTGCGTGTAAATGTTTTGCATATACTTTAGCATACTCTGTATTTTGCTCTCTTAATAATTTAATCTGACTTCTTTGCTCTGACATTGTTATAGTTTTACCATAACAGTTATAATATTCAATCCTCTGGCGTAGATAGGTGTTGTAAAGTATTTTACATAAGTTACTATCCCTCTCTATACACTCTATTTGTTCTTTTGTTGGGTGTATAGCTATCTTTTTGCATAGTATAATTTTTTCTTCATTCTTCTTGAATCTCACGCTCAAGCACTTCCTTTACCACTTTTTTTAACTTTTTTTGTTTATAACTTCTACTACATTTGAGATATAATATGATTGAGGTGATTGTAATGTATTCAATAGGTGAGTTTTCTAAAAAATTAGGAGTATCAATACAAACTTTGAGAAATTGGGATAAGGAAGGTATATAACGTATCCAATAGGTTTTTATATATTTTTATATATTTTTGTCAACTGTTTTAACCACCTCTTTTTAGCGGAATTAGAAGATATGACAAAACAGTGGCTTATCATTGATTATATCACAAAAAAATGAAAAATAAAAAGGGCAAGCGCCCTTTCAAACTTTTGAAAATAGGATATTTTGCATAAGGAACGACTTGTGACAAAGCGACCCGGCACTCAAGTAAGAAAGTTTATAAAGCAAAAATAGAAAAACAATCATACTTACCTGAGTGCCGGGAAACTTAACGAGACCAAGGGTGGAAGCAGGGCCGAAGCCATGGATGGCGGAGGCGGGCACCTTAAGGCATGGATGCCACTTGACGTAGGTACCCTGCCGGAACCCGAAGGTCGAGTTTAGTTTTGTCGCTTTGGAACTCCGGAGTGACGATGCAAAATATCCTATTTATATATTTTTGACTTTGTCAACAAGATGAAAGTGCAAGCGCCCTTTTACACTTTCTTAGAAAGTTGATTATATATTTGGTCAGCCAGTCCAAAAGAACCATTTTGCGCCAATATTTCAGCATATTTATCGTACAGCATAGAAGTAAAAACATCATTTGCTAGGCTATCTCCCGTCAATGGGTCTTCTGGAATTGTCTTTATCATCTCATTTAACATAAGCCCTATAAAAGTTGCCTCTAATTGCTGACATGCTTCTTTAAGCTTTTTACTGTCTTTGTCTTTTATCGCCTGTTGTATTATTCGTTCAAAATCACTTCCATCTTTTTGCAAATCAATTTGAAATCTATTTATATCACTGTTATTCATAGGATTTATTTCCATGCAAGGTCATCCCTTTCAATAAATTATCTTCTCAGATTATTTGCAATTCCCAGCATTTCATCAGCTGCTTGTATAGCTTTTGAATTTATTTCATAAGCTCTTTGTGCGGCAATCATGTCCACCATTTCCTTTACAACTTGGACATTTGAGGTTTCTAAAAATCCTTGCATGACTTTGCCCATTCTTCCTTGAAAGTCATCTCTTGTACTAGGCTGCCCTGAGGCTTCTGTTGGCTCATAGAGATTACTACCCACACTTAAAAGTCCCTGAGGATTGACAAAATTATAGATTCCTAAAGTAGCTACTTCTTGAGTAGTTCCATCAGGATTTTTTACGCTTATTACACCCATTGGCGATACTGATATATCTTTTTCAGTGCTGTCAAAAACTATGGGATTACCGCTGTCATCTAATACAGGATAGCCGTCAGCAGTTACAAGCATTAAAGTGTTACCGTCAGCACTTAATTTAAAACTTCCATCCCTCGTGTAATAAACTTTGTCATCCGGTCCTAACACAGCAAAAAAGCCTTCTCCATCCAATGCCAAATCCAAAGGATTCTCTGTCTGCTGGAGGCTTCCTTCCGTAAAATCTTTTACAATTGCTGAAGGTCTCACGCCTACCCCTACTTGCATATTGACAGGTTTACCTTGTCCACCATATACGTTTTCTCTTTGTAAAGTTTGATATATTAAATCTTTAAATTCGGCCCTATCTCTTTTAAAAGCAGTAGTATTTACATTCGCAAGATTATTCGCGATAACATCTACGTTAAGTTGCTGAGCAGTCATGCCAGTTGCTGCAGACCACAATGCCCTCATCATAATTTTCATCCTCCTTATACTTTTCCAACTTCGTTGACAGCTTTTCCAAGAGTCTCATCAAAAGCAATTACAACCTTCTGATTTGATTCATAATTTCTCATCACGCTTATCATATTTACCATTTCTTTAACTGAATTCACATTTGACTGTTCTAAAAAACCTTGCTTTATTTTCCCTGTTGCAGGAATAACTTGTACATTGGCACTGTTATCTATAAAAAATAAATTATTGCCCTCTTTTCTTAAACCATCATAATTATCAAAATCCACAATTCTAAGCCTGTCCACCAATTGACCATTGTTTATAATATTGCCCATCTCATCAACAGAAATGTCTCCTTGTGACAACTGTATAGGCCCATTTTCCCCTTCTACAATATATCCCTCTTGTGTGACTAAATACCCATCTTTGGATAAAGTAAAAGAGCCATCCCTTGTATACCTTTGACCATTAGGGGTATTTACCACAAAAAACCCATTGCCATCTATCGCAAAGTCTAACTTACCATTTGTTTGAGAAAAAGCACCTTCTTCAAAATTTGTATGAAAAGTGTCAACTAACACG contains:
- a CDS encoding sigma 54-interacting transcriptional regulator, with the protein product MIDRIFEIIQKEDKKNPLTDDQIASILNIKREDVTQFRLKNNIPDSRERRKPYLLEDAKKIISKDPNISDRNLTKELNNLGYNISRFVAAQIKKEILKSESSKTLVKSEIFQNVEKQNVDKDHNSNKDTLSFKDIIGSEGSLKVQISLAKAAVLYPPHGLHTLIVGPSGAGKSQLAEAMYSFAIESGRFSKNAPFVVFNCADYADNPQLLMSQLFGYVKGAFTGADVPKAGLVEKADGGILFLDEVHRLPSEGQEILFSILDKGKFRRLGETESTREAQIMLIAATTENPESSLLLTFRRRIPVLIELPSLADRPPEERYEIIYTFFSKESFRINKPILIKKDAVRVLMLYECPGNIGQLRSDIQVACARAFLNSMGSKDSFVTINLSDLPNHVKMGIIRVNKRSPEIEKYSNEDVLVYPDKENKLYPKEDRYMLPDEIYQFIEERFIDLKNQGLSKEEIDKIVGKEIEEELKKFAINVKSNIAISKKDLKGIVGEKIVEAAEKAYEIAKKSFSRLEENLFYSLAIHLSATYERILSGKPIINPQLENIIREYPAEYSTAKIMAKQIERELGIELPEEEIGFIAMYLRTFSGEKEIVKGRVGVVVLTHGHVASGMAEVANKLLGVNHAVGIDMTLDESPESVLERTIEVVKKIDEGKGCIILVDMGSLITFGEIITKRTGIPTRVIGRVDTVMVLEAVRRAIIPDTTLDEIADALDVDKTYIGRVEGIKSKDKLPKAIVTVCITGEGTALKIKKYIEDVLPQLKDDYKIIPVGMLRQEDIEKEISKIREENEVVAFVGTINPGIKSIPFISVEDILHGTGIEKLKKILNLKVENPLKEIIDENLILCDVDISMKSDVIDKLVELLQDKGYVDDKFLLSVYKRESMGATWMKGGIAIPHGYTKNVTKSAIAIAKLKKPIFWEGELKADLVFMIALKEDSKDYMLDLYKVMTDEKIVNALKGAKSPVQIKEIILKNTLPAN
- a CDS encoding type II toxin-antitoxin system VapC family toxin, producing the protein MKVLIDTNVILDVLLKRTPFDVDAYNILKLAEEKKINAYLAAFSITDIYYFINKNLSHNESIKALEALLSIVEVVSITKHDIKKAMNFKEFRDLEDALQMQCLKKLKGDLIITRDEEFQKITNKAISPKDFLSNKGLT
- a CDS encoding DUF362 domain-containing protein; this encodes MKSKVYFYNLRANKASSSLSSKVARIFDVAGFKNIIDKNDLVAIKIHFGEKGNNAYINPIYVRKVVDKIKSYGGKPFLTDTNTLYKGSRSNAVDHLVTAIENGFAYAVVNAPIIIADGILSKDSVEVKIGKKHFDTVKIASNIFFANSMIVMSHFKGHELAGFGGAIKNLAMGCAPAAGKQQQHSTVQPVVGKGCTACQMCIRNCPVNAISLVNSSAYIDPSICIGCGECVSICQYGVIKPQWGTDMDAFVERMTEYAYGAYSTKKGKIAFINFVMNVTPLCDCTPWSDAPIVPDIGILASFDPVAIDQASYDLVNQQFGHRGTALEEAGYGMNPGEDKFKALHPETKGELQLKYGEEIGLGTRDYELIELK
- the murJ gene encoding murein biosynthesis integral membrane protein MurJ, with the protein product MSTAKKAVKAASVIMIITLLSKVSGFLREITFAAKFGTSVSMDAYNIATVIPMTLFVAVTAAIATTVVPIFTEYFQKEGKQKAFDFINNLLGVVLVATVILTFLGFTFAPYLVKFVAPAFTGEKFELTVKITTILLPTMVLIAASNIFTGALQAMEHFTVPAMIGIPYNIIVITVAILYGGKFGITAVAYSTIIATFIQTLVHLPVLYKLGYRFKLRVNFKDEGVKRVILLAMPVLVGTGVQTINVYVDRVIASFLPDGSIAALSYANRLKTFALGVFSTSIATAIYPVLSQHSVADDKEGFLKSLNFVVSGILYVLIPVSVGAMVLRVPIIKVLFERGAFDEKSTYLTSIALFYYAIGMTAYGLRDVLSRSFYSMKDTKTPMINGAIAVLLNIALNLILVRYLKLGGLALSTSIAAIFATFLLFTSLKRKLGKIGGKYMFMSFIRAMFASVVMGVVVHFVYNNMIIKMPSDKRIYEVIVLFMTILIGTIIYSAIVLITDKSALSYFKRGIRFVNSKLVRN
- the pgeF gene encoding peptidoglycan editing factor PgeF — its product is MEVGFKRNEVKGIVFYTIPSFEKTGLVKHLFTTRIGGVSKGKYASLNLSLKRYDTKEEVYENFKIICDVGGFSYEDMVFSDQVHRDVIRKVTLKDKGKNFGGSDISGVDSLMTNERGTPLVTFYADCVPLFFLDPVKKVIALAHAGWRGTVAYIGPKTVNAMDEEYGSNPKDILVGIGPSIYKCCYEVGDDVANKIKDVIDDWEKVLVKKADEKWMLDLQHTNYIELINTGIPDENITVSQMCTHCSSEFYSYRRDKGMTGSMAAFMELR
- a CDS encoding type II toxin-antitoxin system Phd/YefM family antitoxin, whose translation is MRVSATEFKTRVGKYLELVDKEEIIITKNGREVAKLIPAKKEGTPNADFLYGILSDYPDKNISAEQIREERIRNKYN
- a CDS encoding PTS sugar transporter subunit IIA; this encodes MRISEYFNKELIVTNLDVKSKEEIFKVLFKKLYDNGFVKESFLDAIIKREKTFPTGLQLNTYNVAIPHTDPEHVIKPAIAIATLSKPVIFKNMANPLEEVNVSIVFMMALNEAHSQVEMLQQMVQLIQNDTLLEKIIEANGGDKIIDIIKNASFTLN
- the fabZ gene encoding 3-hydroxyacyl-ACP dehydratase FabZ; the protein is MENKDIRKILPHRYPFLLVDRIIEIEEGKKAVGIKNVTANEPFFQGHFPDNPIMPGVLIVEALAQVAGIAVMNIEEFKGKLGLFTGIDKCRFKKVVRPGDQLVLEVLIDSIKMGLVKAKGVAKVGDEVAATAELMFIMTEEG